The following are encoded in a window of Thalassotalea insulae genomic DNA:
- the djlA gene encoding co-chaperone DjlA: MKVWGKVFGFLFGLMLSKSIFGALLGLWLGHRFDKGLGLNFDEFAQLSEENRQSAFFNCTFTTMGFIAKANGRVSQHEIAFASAYMDKLGLNTQMRQQAQDAFREGKMAGFPLEQHLKKFKRICINRQDLLLLFLEIQIQVAFADGQLDNEERNALHRIARILGFSAVELDRLLEMIIAGANFHQQGESNRKAGSPQQLENAYKLLGVTSGDPEKVIKKAYRKLMAQHHPDKLVAKGLPPEMMEVAKQKAQDIQAAYEMIQAQNKS, encoded by the coding sequence ATGAAAGTTTGGGGTAAAGTTTTTGGTTTTTTATTTGGCTTAATGCTTAGTAAAAGTATTTTTGGCGCTTTGTTAGGATTATGGCTGGGGCACAGGTTTGATAAAGGACTTGGGCTTAATTTTGATGAGTTTGCTCAGCTTTCAGAAGAAAATCGTCAGTCTGCTTTCTTTAATTGCACTTTTACTACCATGGGCTTTATTGCCAAAGCTAATGGCCGGGTCTCGCAACATGAAATCGCCTTTGCCAGTGCTTATATGGATAAGCTTGGTCTCAATACGCAAATGCGACAGCAGGCACAGGATGCGTTTCGAGAAGGAAAGATGGCTGGGTTTCCGCTAGAGCAACATTTGAAAAAATTCAAACGTATTTGTATTAACCGCCAAGACCTATTATTACTGTTTTTGGAAATCCAGATCCAGGTGGCGTTTGCTGATGGCCAGTTAGATAATGAAGAACGTAACGCACTGCATCGTATCGCAAGAATATTAGGTTTTTCGGCTGTTGAACTCGATCGCCTACTTGAGATGATTATTGCCGGTGCCAATTTTCATCAACAGGGGGAAAGTAATCGCAAAGCGGGTAGTCCACAGCAACTGGAAAATGCTTATAAATTATTAGGAGTAACATCAGGCGATCCGGAAAAAGTGATTAAAAAAGCGTACCGTAAATTAATGGCGCAACATCACCCTGATAAGCTTGTGGCGAAAGGTTTACCGCCGGAAATGATGGAGGTGGCGAAACAAAAAGCGCAAGATATACAGGCGGCTTATGAAATGATCCAGGCACAAAACAAAAGCTAG
- a CDS encoding DUF3530 family protein, whose product MTLNNTYAAAQQQEGQEQPAEQTKPTSDTPQQSDQQQSTNTDEQTVINRQTRRSKVAIAPPLDSNELTTSDLKHYLPAEEQQPLLVGPDQYHTLITTNAAANNKGVVILLADWQQPATSPKAINYLRQTMPEQGWTTISIQPPAQPANYPSTALTLTKQQQENKQALTESREQLAKVLAEVMKKAQTYPGIIIVVAEGHHSALLFSLYQQQMAEQPMTLISLSAFLNDEEGNKQSAEALAKMDLPVLDLYLRTDHGLVKQAVKLRKKSVNQALKSYFRQKELFNSHTSYYPEKILLKEINGWLRSQGW is encoded by the coding sequence ATGACGCTCAATAATACCTATGCTGCTGCGCAGCAGCAAGAAGGTCAAGAACAGCCAGCAGAACAAACAAAACCAACAAGCGATACACCTCAACAAAGTGATCAGCAGCAGTCAACAAACACTGATGAACAAACCGTTATTAATAGACAAACTCGCCGAAGTAAAGTAGCTATCGCACCGCCATTAGATAGCAATGAACTGACCACATCCGATCTAAAACATTATCTCCCAGCAGAAGAGCAACAACCACTGTTAGTAGGTCCGGATCAATACCACACCTTAATAACCACCAATGCGGCTGCTAATAACAAAGGCGTGGTGATATTATTGGCGGACTGGCAACAACCTGCCACAAGCCCAAAAGCGATTAACTATTTACGACAAACCATGCCAGAACAAGGCTGGACCACCATTAGCATTCAGCCACCAGCACAACCGGCTAACTACCCATCAACTGCGCTCACATTAACCAAGCAGCAACAAGAAAATAAGCAGGCACTGACAGAATCTCGTGAACAACTGGCTAAAGTGTTAGCTGAGGTGATGAAAAAAGCGCAAACCTATCCAGGTATTATTATCGTTGTTGCCGAAGGACATCATAGCGCTTTATTATTCAGCCTCTATCAGCAACAAATGGCTGAACAACCGATGACATTGATCAGCTTAAGTGCTTTTCTTAATGACGAGGAAGGAAATAAACAAAGTGCCGAAGCCCTGGCAAAAATGGATTTACCGGTATTGGATCTCTACTTAAGAACCGACCATGGTTTGGTTAAACAGGCGGTAAAGTTACGCAAAAAGTCTGTTAATCAGGCATTAAAATCTTACTTCCGACAAAAGGAACTATTTAATAGCCACACAAGTTATTATCCAGAAAAAATACTGCTAAAAGAAATCAACGGCTGGTTAAGATCCCAAGGTTGGTAG